Proteins encoded by one window of Emticicia oligotrophica DSM 17448:
- a CDS encoding pectinesterase family protein: protein MKRFFSILLVSSLFFSTQTYAQALKVQHDLVVAKDGSGDFRYIQDAINAVRVYLPKPITIKIKKGIYKEKLEVYSTLTNITFVGESLDSTIISYDDFSGKGKMETFDSYTLKVLGNDIKFKNLTIENTAGRVGQAVALHVEGDRCVFENCKFLGNQDTIFASGENARQYFSKCYIEGTVDFIFGSSTALFENCHIHSKTDGYVTAASTPKWVTYGYVFKDCKLTADKAATKVYLGRPWRDFAKTVFINCEMDSHILPEGWNNWGRPETEKTTFYAEYGSKGEGAKMVNRVKWSHQLSEKEAQQYTKEEIFSGKLLTQYQDFWSKTPSMKGITNVRDTSYSNYSALKSSLKTHPNATLVPEKTPENVIEERNIVYANTGTRDLQLDAFYPKTKSKKLRPAILIIHGGGWRTGNRTQHIPLAQRLAALGYATFTAEYRLSTEALYPAAVHDLKAALRWIRANAKKYGIDTNKIASVGFSAGGQLSALIGNTNNLPKFEGSIGNLKHSSQTNAIVDIDGILAYIHPESGEGDDRKSTSAATYWFGFSKDENPELWHEASALTYAGKNTPPTLFLNSSVDRMHAGREDYRKKLDAFGIYSEVHTFENSPHSFCLLSPWFDPTIGYIDTFLKKVFK from the coding sequence ATGAAACGATTTTTCAGTATTCTCTTAGTTTCTTCACTATTCTTCAGTACCCAAACCTACGCCCAAGCACTTAAAGTTCAACATGATTTGGTTGTAGCCAAAGATGGTAGTGGCGATTTTCGCTACATACAAGATGCCATCAATGCCGTGCGAGTTTACTTACCGAAACCTATTACAATCAAAATTAAAAAAGGGATTTACAAAGAAAAACTCGAAGTTTATAGTACACTTACGAACATCACTTTTGTGGGCGAAAGCCTCGATAGTACCATCATCAGCTACGATGATTTTTCGGGAAAAGGCAAAATGGAAACCTTTGACTCTTACACCTTAAAAGTGTTGGGAAATGATATTAAATTCAAAAACCTCACCATCGAAAATACCGCAGGAAGAGTGGGGCAAGCTGTTGCTTTGCACGTAGAAGGCGACCGCTGTGTATTTGAAAACTGTAAATTTCTGGGAAATCAAGACACTATTTTTGCTTCGGGCGAAAACGCAAGACAATATTTCTCGAAATGCTATATCGAAGGCACAGTCGATTTTATTTTCGGGTCGTCAACGGCTTTGTTTGAAAACTGTCATATTCACTCCAAAACCGATGGTTATGTTACGGCCGCTTCTACGCCAAAATGGGTGACTTATGGCTATGTCTTCAAAGATTGTAAACTAACGGCCGATAAAGCAGCCACCAAAGTTTATTTGGGCAGACCGTGGCGAGATTTTGCCAAAACTGTTTTCATCAACTGCGAAATGGACAGCCATATTTTGCCCGAAGGCTGGAATAATTGGGGCAGACCAGAAACTGAAAAAACAACTTTCTATGCCGAATACGGTTCGAAAGGTGAAGGTGCAAAAATGGTAAATAGAGTAAAATGGTCGCACCAACTGAGTGAAAAAGAAGCTCAGCAATATACTAAGGAAGAAATTTTCTCAGGAAAACTACTAACCCAATACCAAGATTTTTGGAGTAAAACGCCTTCCATGAAAGGTATCACGAATGTTCGAGATACTTCATACAGTAATTATAGTGCATTGAAAAGCAGCCTAAAAACGCACCCAAATGCCACTTTAGTGCCAGAAAAAACACCCGAAAATGTAATTGAAGAGCGAAACATTGTCTATGCTAATACTGGCACGAGAGATTTACAACTCGATGCATTCTACCCAAAAACGAAGTCTAAAAAACTACGTCCCGCTATTCTGATTATTCATGGTGGCGGTTGGCGTACAGGCAATCGTACACAACACATTCCTTTGGCTCAACGCTTGGCAGCTTTAGGTTACGCGACTTTTACTGCAGAATATCGTCTTTCAACCGAAGCCCTCTATCCTGCTGCCGTACATGATTTAAAAGCAGCCTTAAGATGGATTCGAGCCAATGCCAAGAAATACGGCATAGACACCAATAAAATTGCCAGCGTGGGTTTTTCGGCAGGTGGGCAGCTTTCGGCACTCATTGGAAATACCAACAATTTACCAAAATTTGAAGGAAGCATTGGCAATTTGAAACATTCCAGTCAAACAAATGCTATTGTGGATATTGATGGGATTTTGGCCTATATTCACCCAGAATCTGGCGAAGGAGATGACCGAAAAAGCACTTCGGCTGCTACTTATTGGTTTGGATTTAGTAAGGACGAAAACCCCGAACTATGGCACGAAGCCTCGGCACTTACGTATGCAGGTAAAAATACGCCTCCTACCCTTTTCTTGAATAGTTCAGTTGACAGAATGCACGCTGGCCGTGAAGATTACCGCAAGAAACTTGATGCGTTTGGCATTTACTCAGAAGTACATACTTTTGAAAATTCTCCGCATTCGTTTTGTTTACTTTCGCCTTGGTTTGACCCTACGATTGGGTATATTGATACATTTTTGAAAAAAGTTTTTAAGTAA
- a CDS encoding cupin domain-containing protein produces MIQFNKTLVTDDELPWEVVDPKIKRKIMSYNEDIMLVKVAFEKGGVGTTHKHPHLQISYVASGAFEITVAGESKILKEGDVYFIPSDVLHGAVCLEDGILIDVFNPMREDFVKP; encoded by the coding sequence ATGATACAATTTAACAAAACCTTAGTTACCGATGACGAACTTCCTTGGGAAGTGGTTGACCCAAAAATCAAACGAAAAATAATGTCGTATAACGAAGACATTATGCTCGTGAAAGTTGCTTTCGAAAAAGGAGGAGTTGGCACCACGCACAAACATCCTCATTTACAAATCAGCTATGTGGCAAGCGGTGCTTTTGAAATTACGGTTGCTGGTGAAAGTAAAATTCTGAAAGAAGGCGATGTCTATTTTATTCCTTCAGATGTACTTCATGGTGCGGTTTGTTTGGAAGATGGCATTTTGATTGATGTCTTTAATCCTATGCGTGAAGATTTTGTAAAACCATAA